CTTGAATAAGCTTGCTTTCCCATATAGCATTTTTTGTAAGTTTTTTTAATTCTTCATGGTTTTTTGCCAAATATGTTTTTAACCCACATTTAGAAAAGGAATTTTTTAAAACTACTGGGAAATCGATGTTATTTTTTTCCATAAACTTCACGGCATCGTCATAATCCCTTATAAGTGCTGTCTTTGGGATTGGAATTTTGTTCTTTTCCAAGATTTTTATAGTTTTAAATTTATCTGAAGAGGCATAAACAGTTTTTAGAGGATTTATAAAAAGATGTCCCTCTGCTTCCAATGCATTTAAAAATTGCCAAGAGTACAGGGTTAGTTTATCCAAATAATCCCCAATTCCACACCTCGTATGTATTAAATCACTCTCCAAATTAAATCCACTATCCAACAAAAAATTATCATCAGATAGGAGAAATACTTCACATTTTTCCCCGAGTTTTTCTATGGCATTTTTCAATGCTCTAATTGTTGAACCGCCCTCTGCACTAATTATGGTTATCTTCACCATAATTATCACAATTAACTTAATAATTAATTAGACATTACCAAGCGTTAGTGAAGTATAGCTGGTGCGTTAAAATGACTATATCTTCAATAAATTAAGTTTGAGTGGTTTCCAATTAGGATTATGGATATTTATCAAATATCTTAAAAATTAAATTTTATTTAAATGATTATTAAAAAATTCGCACAATAACTATAATGCATCCCGTTTTGGATGCATCGGAGCGAAGCGAAGAGTAATGTCCACGGCAAAAATTAACGGCAAAACTTAAGGTTTTGTCATATTATGGTTGCAAGGAAGTTGAATAACCATAGATTATTCAACTAAAGCCACAGGTTTTCATCCGAACCTTTTTTAAAGTTGCTTTTATATGAATGAATAAATCATAGATCCAAATATTATCCACCAAATTAATATGCTTATGGTGTTTAAATTTTTCTCATTTAATATCATCTCCAATACATTTGATATATGCTCTACCAATGTCTCTAATGACTTAATTTTCAACTTCAAATCCCTAATAACTCTCGGGAATGCCGCCCATACGTAATAACCATCCAATGGTAGTGCTGGGAGTAAGTTGAAAAACCCAAGCAATAGATTCATCCAATATGTCCAATAACAGCAATTTAATACAAATGCCAGGTTCTTTGAAGGTTCAACAACAATGCCTATTTTTCCTTCATTGGAAGTTATTAGATTGAATGTTTTTAGTTCATTTCCTCTTAATACGGTTATAGTTATTTCTTCATTTGGCTTTAAGTTTTTAGCCATGTTGTAAAAATCTTTTAATGAGTTTATTTTTTCTCCATTTATTGAATAGAGTACATCTCCTTCCTTTAAAACACCCATTGCTGGTGAGGCATAGGTTTTTGTTATGGTTAGTTCCGTAGGAATGGCATAGAGTTGGGGTGTTATTAAAACCACAGCCAAAAATACAATAATATTTGCCATTGGTCCTGCTGAGGCAATAGCCCCTCTTATTTTTTTATCTGCATTTTTAAATTCTTCTCCAAGTTCTACAAACGCTCCAAGAGGAATTCCAAGGAGCAACAATAACCCAGTACTTTTTATTTGCTGCCTAAATGCGTATGCAACAATTCCATGCGCCAATTCATGCACAGTTACCCCAACAATCAATCCCACAATTCCAGGTATCCATGGGATTACACTACCAAATAAAAATATTATGGGTTTTGAGGCCTCTTTTGGCAATTCTCCACTCAGCAGTTTTATGGTCGAGTCTATCAGAGAGGAAAATGTAAAAAATCCAATAATCACACAAATCGGGATTGATAATATTGCTAATTTTTTCCAAAATTCATAATTTCCAAGTTTTTCTATGGTTCTCATACCGACTTTTGTCCTTAATATGCCAAATACTCCGAAATATGTTTTTAAATTTATGCTATCTCTAATTGCATAAAGAAAAATCCAAATTAGCAGTGCTATAACTAAAATTATTCTTGATGTGATTTCCATTTATTTCACCATGTTCATTATAATAACTAAAAGTATGCAATCAAAATTTTTATTAATAATATTCTAAATAATTAAAGCGGGACGTTGAACAAAATTATAGTCGTTCTGCGAATGGGTATCATAAATCATTATTCAAATTTTAATTTGAGACTCGTTTAACAAAATTTTTATGTTTTAAATTTAAATTTGTAGAGGTCATTTATAGTCGTGTGCGTTAGAAATTGGAAATATGCTATTAATAAATTCTTAAAGATTTGTCCCTTGTTTCAAATTTTAAGGAAGAATAAAGATTATTTAAAAATTCATTAATGCGTAAATACGTTTAAGAAATTTCGCACACGACTATAATTGCAGAACGACTATATAACCCTCATACACCATTTGGATAAAACACTTTTTAAAAGTTTCATTATAAATAATTATGCGATTTTTAATATTTCCACCAAATATACTTCAATAACAATCTTAAATTATAATAAAAATTTTGCAGACAACTATAAATAACACATTAATATAATAACAAAAAACTATAATCCATGTTGTTTTGAAAATTTAAATGAGGGATAGGATGAGGATGCTCCTAATACATTCTGATTACTTAGAGTTTGAGGCAAAACAAAAAACAAAAATTGCAGAAGAAACAGATGTTTTAAAAGGTAAGATGGAGGAGTGTTTAACCGCATTTATTGCAGTTGAGAGAGATGATGAGGAGAATCCAGAAGGAGTTGTAAAAGGGGCGGTTGAGGAAATCGAAAAAGTTGCAGGGCAGTTAAAAGTTAATAATATTGTTGTTTATCCTTATGCCCATTTATCAAGTGACTTGTCGTCCCCAGAAGTTGCTAAGGAAGTGTTAAAAAGCATAGAAGAGGAATTAAAAAACAAAAATTATAATGTTTTGAGAGCACCATTTGGATGGTATAAGGCATTTAAAGTCAGTTGTAAAGGGCATCCATTAAGTGAGTTGTCAAGGAAAATTGTTGCTAAGGAGGAGAAAGAAGAAAAAGAAAAAACACCTTCAAAATTCTATCTCTTAAAACCAGATACAAATGAGATAATAGAGTTAAGTGAGGAAAATGTTGATGTTATTGAAGATGAGGAGTTAAAAGCATTAGCAAAGCATGAATTGGGAATTAAAGAAGAGAACAAGAACAAAGATGAGCCACCACATGTTAAATACATAAGAGAAAAAGAAATCTGCGATTATGAGCCAAGTTCAGATGCAGGACACTTCAGATGGTACCCAAAAGGAAAATTGATTAGAGATTTGTTGGCAGATTATGTTTATAACTTAGTTGTAAACATGGGGGCAATGCCAGTAGAAACACCAGTTATGTATGATTTGGGTAATAAAGCAATTAGGGAACATGCTGACAAATTTGGAGAGAGGCAATACAGATTTAGACAAGGAAATAAGGAGTTAATGTTGAGATTTGCGGCATGCTTTGGGCAATTTATGATGAAAAAGGACATGTATATTTTGCCAAGGCATTTGCCAATAAAATTGTATGAACTCTCAACATACAGTTTCAGATATGAGCAAAGAGGAGAATTGGTTGGTTTAAAAAGGTTGAGAGCCTTTACAATGCCAGATATGCATACTGTTTGCTTAGATATGAAGCAGGCGATGGATGAGTTTGAGAGACAATTTTGGATGTGCTTAAAAACAGGAGATGACTTAAAAACACCATACTCAGTAATATTCAGATTCACAAAGGATTTCTTTGAGGAGAATAAAGACTGGTTCTTTAAGATTGCAAAAGAATACAAGGAAAAATATG
The sequence above is a segment of the Methanotorris igneus Kol 5 genome. Coding sequences within it:
- the cofF gene encoding coenzyme gamma-F420-2:alpha-L-glutamate ligase translates to MVKITIISAEGGSTIRALKNAIEKLGEKCEVFLLSDDNFLLDSGFNLESDLIHTRCGIGDYLDKLTLYSWQFLNALEAEGHLFINPLKTVYASSDKFKTIKILEKNKIPIPKTALIRDYDDAVKFMEKNNIDFPVVLKNSFSKCGLKTYLAKNHEELKKLTKNAIWESKLIQEFIDFKESGVYKDIRVLVVDGEVVGGYRRVSKDFRTNLHLSQGCVEKLQLNEEIEEIALKCAEVMNGYIMGVDILPKNGEYYVIEVNSAPGTKGFRQIGINADEKIAKCLIKYARR
- a CDS encoding site-2 protease family protein, translated to MEITSRIILVIALLIWIFLYAIRDSINLKTYFGVFGILRTKVGMRTIEKLGNYEFWKKLAILSIPICVIIGFFTFSSLIDSTIKLLSGELPKEASKPIIFLFGSVIPWIPGIVGLIVGVTVHELAHGIVAYAFRQQIKSTGLLLLLGIPLGAFVELGEEFKNADKKIRGAIASAGPMANIIVFLAVVLITPQLYAIPTELTITKTYASPAMGVLKEGDVLYSINGEKINSLKDFYNMAKNLKPNEEITITVLRGNELKTFNLITSNEGKIGIVVEPSKNLAFVLNCCYWTYWMNLLLGFFNLLPALPLDGYYVWAAFPRVIRDLKLKIKSLETLVEHISNVLEMILNEKNLNTISILIWWIIFGSMIYSFI
- a CDS encoding threonine--tRNA ligase; the encoded protein is MRMLLIHSDYLEFEAKQKTKIAEETDVLKGKMEECLTAFIAVERDDEENPEGVVKGAVEEIEKVAGQLKVNNIVVYPYAHLSSDLSSPEVAKEVLKSIEEELKNKNYNVLRAPFGWYKAFKVSCKGHPLSELSRKIVAKEEKEEKEKTPSKFYLLKPDTNEIIELSEENVDVIEDEELKALAKHELGIKEENKNKDEPPHVKYIREKEICDYEPSSDAGHFRWYPKGKLIRDLLADYVYNLVVNMGAMPVETPVMYDLGNKAIREHADKFGERQYRFRQGNKELMLRFAACFGQFMMKKDMYILPRHLPIKLYELSTYSFRYEQRGELVGLKRLRAFTMPDMHTVCLDMKQAMDEFERQFWMCLKTGDDLKTPYSVIFRFTKDFFEENKDWFFKIAKEYKEKYGKDVLLELLPGRKHYWVGKVDIAVIDSLGRPIENPTVQIDVESAKRFGIVVHDGNEEKYPIILHCSPTGSIERVLCGLLERAYLNSEEGKPPMLPVWLSPIQVRVIPVAERHNEYALKVAEKLRENNIRADFDDREESVGKKIRNAGKDWVPYVVVVGDEEVENNMLTVTIREESSLKKPVKEKMTVDELIERIKKETEGFPYRPLPLPIRCSMQPKFH